One stretch of Streptomyces sp. A2-16 DNA includes these proteins:
- a CDS encoding SsgA family sporulation/cell division regulator has translation MRESVQAEVMMSFLVSEELSFRIPVELRYEACDPYAVRLTFHLPGDAPVTWAFGRELLIDGVGRPCGEGDVRVAPAGADLLGDVLIRLQVGGDQALFRSSTAPIIAFLDRTDKLVPLGQEAALADFDTHLDEALDRILAEEQSAG, from the coding sequence ATGCGCGAGTCCGTACAGGCAGAGGTCATGATGAGCTTTCTCGTCTCGGAGGAGCTCTCCTTCCGCATTCCGGTGGAGCTGCGCTACGAGGCCTGTGATCCTTACGCGGTCCGGCTGACCTTCCATCTCCCGGGCGACGCCCCGGTGACCTGGGCTTTCGGCCGCGAGCTGCTGATCGACGGCGTGGGCCGGCCCTGCGGCGAGGGTGATGTGCGGGTCGCGCCCGCCGGGGCCGACCTGTTGGGCGATGTCCTGATCCGGCTTCAGGTCGGCGGCGACCAGGCACTGTTCCGCTCGTCGACGGCGCCGATCATCGCGTTCCTCGACCGCACCGACAAGCTGGTCCCGCTGGGCCAGGAGGCAGCGCTGGCCGATTTCGACACCCATCTCGACGAGGCGCTGGACCGGATCCTGGCGGAGGAGCAGAGCGCGGGCTGA
- a CDS encoding helix-turn-helix domain-containing protein — protein MGSVQRAMRLLECVAEHENGAPAKQLARETGLALPTAYHLLRTLVHEGYLRRDKGLFFLGEAAERLSSSGAEQKRRSTVVEALAHWRDLIGVPVYYAQYRDGEIEVLCVSDSPGTPAVEEWADFRETGHAHAIGQCLLAQLDDEARRDHLDRYPVQSITPYTVRDGHSLLRRLERTARMEPVIERQEYALGTVCAAIPITLGNAAATMAISLPAHQADRLVAATQQLQAEIGRLTGSLAISISI, from the coding sequence ATCGGGTCGGTCCAGCGCGCGATGCGCCTGCTCGAGTGCGTCGCCGAGCACGAAAACGGAGCCCCGGCCAAACAACTCGCCCGCGAGACCGGGCTGGCGCTCCCGACGGCCTACCACCTGCTGCGCACCCTCGTGCACGAGGGCTATCTGCGCCGCGACAAGGGCCTGTTCTTCCTCGGGGAGGCCGCCGAGCGGCTGAGCAGCAGTGGAGCCGAGCAGAAACGTCGCAGCACGGTCGTCGAGGCGCTCGCGCACTGGCGGGATCTGATCGGTGTACCGGTGTACTACGCGCAGTACCGGGACGGCGAGATCGAGGTCCTCTGCGTCTCCGACAGCCCCGGCACCCCGGCGGTCGAGGAGTGGGCCGACTTCCGCGAGACCGGCCACGCGCACGCCATCGGGCAGTGCCTGCTGGCCCAGCTGGACGACGAGGCCCGGCGCGACCACCTCGACCGGTACCCCGTGCAGTCCATCACCCCGTACACCGTGCGCGACGGCCACAGTCTGCTCCGGCGGCTCGAACGGACCGCGCGGATGGAGCCCGTGATCGAGCGTCAGGAGTACGCGCTGGGAACAGTGTGCGCGGCGATTCCGATCACGTTGGGTAACGCTGCGGCAACGATGGCCATCTCCCTGCCCGCCCATCAGGCGGACCGGTTGGTGGCCGCAACCCAGCAACTACAAGCAGAAATCGGGCGTTTGACGGGCTCGCTGGCGATCTCTATCAGTATCTGA
- a CDS encoding DUF5326 family protein produces MGEFFAGLPWWVKWVAVPVIALVVFGGLIATVVGFVIGLLFKLLVFVALVGGLVYVVRKFMSSSSSRSDW; encoded by the coding sequence ATGGGAGAGTTCTTCGCGGGACTGCCGTGGTGGGTCAAGTGGGTCGCGGTGCCCGTCATCGCCCTGGTCGTGTTCGGCGGGCTGATAGCGACGGTCGTGGGCTTCGTCATCGGCCTGCTCTTCAAGCTGCTGGTCTTCGTGGCCCTGGTCGGTGGACTCGTCTACGTCGTGCGGAAGTTCATGTCGAGCTCCTCCTCGCGCAGCGACTGGTGA
- a CDS encoding cupin domain-containing protein has product MKAFRLDELEAERAANDGAYLQFLRERNMSVGLYALDSGTQDPQQPHNQDEVYFVVSGRAAITVGMETTQVARGSVVYVPAGVAHKFHHISEDLRVMVVFSPPES; this is encoded by the coding sequence ATGAAGGCATTCCGGTTGGATGAACTGGAGGCGGAGCGCGCCGCCAACGACGGCGCCTACCTGCAGTTCCTGCGAGAGCGGAACATGTCGGTCGGCCTGTACGCACTCGACTCGGGGACCCAGGACCCGCAGCAGCCACACAACCAGGACGAGGTCTACTTCGTGGTCAGCGGCCGCGCGGCGATCACTGTGGGCATGGAGACCACCCAGGTCGCGCGCGGCAGCGTGGTCTACGTGCCGGCCGGTGTCGCCCACAAGTTCCACCACATCAGCGAGGACCTCAGGGTCATGGTGGTGTTCTCTCCCCCCGAGAGCTGA
- a CDS encoding phage holin family protein, with the protein MKNFLVKTLANAGALAVAVWLLDKITLTGGSTGKKVWTLILVALVFGLVNWLVKPVVKLLTFPLFILTLGLFTLIVNALMLLLTSWLADVLNLSFHVEGFWTAVLGGLIISIVSWALSMVLPDED; encoded by the coding sequence ATGAAGAATTTCCTAGTCAAGACGCTCGCCAACGCGGGTGCTCTGGCGGTCGCCGTCTGGTTGCTCGACAAGATCACCCTGACCGGTGGCAGCACCGGCAAGAAGGTCTGGACGCTGATCCTCGTCGCCCTGGTGTTCGGCCTGGTGAACTGGCTGGTCAAGCCGGTCGTGAAGCTCCTGACCTTCCCCTTGTTCATCCTGACGCTCGGGCTGTTCACGCTGATCGTCAACGCACTGATGCTGCTGCTGACCTCGTGGCTCGCCGACGTGCTCAACCTGAGTTTCCACGTCGAGGGGTTCTGGACCGCCGTCCTGGGCGGCCTGATCATCTCGATCGTGTCCTGGGCCCTGTCCATGGTCCTGCCTGACGAGGACTGA
- a CDS encoding low molecular weight protein-tyrosine-phosphatase, producing the protein MIYRVCFVCTGNICRSPMAESVFRARTAEAGLDGVVEVDSAGTGGWHEGDGADPRTVSVLEEHGYDGAHTARQFQPSWFSRLDLVIALDTGHLKALRRLAPTPEDAAKVRLLRSYDPAAGDDLDVPDPYYGGLDGFEECLEMVEAASEGLLAAVREQTEGRVA; encoded by the coding sequence ATGATCTACCGCGTCTGTTTCGTCTGCACGGGCAACATCTGCCGTTCCCCGATGGCGGAGTCGGTCTTCCGTGCCCGGACAGCCGAGGCCGGCCTGGACGGCGTGGTCGAGGTCGACAGCGCCGGCACGGGCGGCTGGCACGAGGGCGACGGCGCCGACCCGCGCACCGTCTCCGTCCTGGAGGAGCACGGCTACGACGGCGCCCATACGGCCCGTCAGTTCCAGCCCTCCTGGTTCTCCCGCCTCGACCTCGTCATCGCCCTCGACACCGGCCATCTCAAGGCCCTGCGCCGCCTCGCACCCACGCCGGAGGACGCCGCGAAGGTGCGGCTGCTGCGTTCGTACGACCCCGCCGCGGGCGACGACCTCGACGTTCCCGACCCGTACTACGGGGGCCTGGACGGCTTCGAGGAGTGCCTTGAGATGGTGGAGGCGGCGAGCGAGGGTCTGCTCGCCGCGGTGCGCGAGCAGACGGAAGGACGGGTGGCATGA
- a CDS encoding cystathionine gamma-lyase, whose product MSDRAADKGEGTRAVRAGLPEAVKNEPTLPGPAFAAHFHLPGEVDGPYTYGRDTNPSWSLLESAIGELEAPGQDGVETLVFASGMAAISAVLFSQLRAGDTVVLPSDGYQVLPLIRAQLEAYGIEVRTAPTGGDAQLDVLDGARLLWIESPSNPGLDVCDIRRLVGAAHTRGALVAVDNTLATPLGQRPLELGADFSVASGTKQLTGHGDVLLGYVSGREGESMDAVRRWRKIVGAIAGPMEAWLAHRSIATLQMRVDRQNASALVLAEALRTRPEVTGLRYPGLPDDPSHKIASQQMRRYGCVVSFTLATRARADRFLDALRLVDDATSFGGVRSTAERRRRWGGDDVPEGFIRLSVGAEDPEDLVADVLRALDESAD is encoded by the coding sequence ATGAGCGACAGGGCTGCGGACAAGGGGGAGGGCACGCGCGCGGTGCGGGCCGGACTGCCCGAGGCGGTCAAGAACGAACCGACCCTGCCCGGCCCGGCCTTCGCCGCCCACTTCCACCTGCCGGGTGAGGTCGACGGCCCGTACACCTACGGCCGCGACACGAACCCGAGCTGGAGCCTGCTGGAGAGCGCCATCGGCGAGCTGGAGGCGCCGGGGCAGGACGGAGTGGAGACGCTGGTCTTCGCCTCGGGCATGGCCGCCATCTCCGCCGTGCTCTTCTCACAGCTGCGCGCCGGGGACACGGTCGTCCTGCCCAGCGACGGCTACCAGGTGCTGCCGCTGATCCGCGCCCAGCTGGAGGCGTACGGCATCGAGGTGCGCACCGCGCCGACCGGCGGCGACGCCCAGCTCGACGTCCTGGACGGCGCCCGCCTGCTGTGGATCGAGAGCCCGTCCAACCCCGGCCTCGACGTGTGCGACATCCGGCGGCTCGTCGGGGCGGCACACACGCGTGGGGCGCTCGTCGCCGTCGACAACACGCTCGCCACCCCGCTCGGACAGCGTCCGCTGGAGCTGGGCGCCGACTTCTCGGTGGCCAGCGGCACCAAGCAGCTCACGGGGCACGGAGACGTCCTCCTCGGGTACGTCAGCGGCCGCGAGGGCGAGTCCATGGACGCCGTACGTCGCTGGCGGAAGATCGTCGGGGCGATCGCAGGGCCCATGGAGGCCTGGCTCGCGCATCGCTCGATCGCGACCCTCCAGATGCGGGTCGACCGCCAGAACGCGAGCGCCCTTGTGCTCGCCGAAGCCCTGCGCACGCGCCCCGAGGTGACCGGGCTGCGCTACCCCGGACTGCCCGACGACCCCTCGCACAAGATCGCCTCGCAGCAGATGCGGCGCTATGGATGCGTGGTCTCTTTCACGCTGGCCACGCGCGCGCGTGCCGACCGCTTCCTCGACGCGCTGCGGCTCGTGGACGACGCGACGAGCTTCGGCGGAGTGCGCTCCACGGCCGAGCGGCGCCGACGCTGGGGCGGCGACGATGTGCCGGAGGGCTTCATTCGCCTCTCCGTCGGGGCGGAGGACCCCGAGGATCTGGTGGCGGATGTGCTGCGTGCGCTGGACGAGTCGGCCGACTGA
- a CDS encoding LysR family transcriptional regulator, whose translation MDLALLRTFVTVHRAGSFTRAAALLGLSQPAVTSQIRTLERQLGRPLFLRQARGVTPTSIGDELAHKAAPHLDALVEITETGLDDESSLRTLHLAGPPEFTAERALPALTGLTGEDSQGFALRASFGNAEETLEGLAAGHHDLAISTARPRGALLTASTLCDEEHVLVAAPSWARQIGSGEALDAVPAVKRAPAFEHVPVIEVHESLPFVSRYWAAVFDSRPAAPGTVVVPDLRAVLACAVAGAGLAVLPRYLCAAALARGDVVALHEPAVPPLRTYFLVVRTGTLAMPHVARAHEWLLRAAAHWC comes from the coding sequence ATGGATCTGGCCTTGCTGCGCACCTTCGTGACGGTGCACCGGGCCGGTTCCTTCACCCGCGCTGCCGCGCTGCTCGGACTGTCCCAGCCGGCTGTCACCTCGCAGATCCGCACCCTGGAGCGTCAGTTGGGCCGCCCCCTGTTCTTACGGCAGGCCCGCGGTGTGACCCCCACGAGCATCGGCGACGAGCTCGCCCACAAGGCCGCTCCTCACCTCGATGCCCTGGTGGAGATCACCGAGACCGGCCTCGACGACGAGTCGTCCCTGCGCACACTGCATCTCGCCGGGCCTCCCGAGTTCACCGCCGAGCGAGCGCTGCCCGCCCTCACCGGGCTGACCGGCGAGGACAGCCAGGGCTTCGCCCTGCGAGCCTCCTTCGGGAACGCCGAGGAGACCCTGGAGGGTCTGGCAGCCGGGCATCACGATCTGGCCATCAGCACGGCCCGTCCCCGGGGTGCGTTGCTCACGGCGAGCACGCTCTGCGACGAGGAGCACGTCCTGGTCGCCGCCCCGAGCTGGGCCCGTCAGATCGGCTCAGGAGAGGCACTCGACGCCGTTCCCGCGGTCAAACGAGCCCCCGCGTTCGAGCACGTCCCCGTGATCGAGGTGCACGAGTCTCTGCCCTTCGTCTCGCGCTACTGGGCCGCGGTCTTCGATTCCCGCCCGGCCGCACCGGGCACCGTCGTCGTACCCGATCTGCGCGCCGTGCTCGCCTGCGCGGTCGCGGGCGCCGGGCTCGCGGTGCTGCCGCGCTATCTGTGTGCAGCCGCCCTGGCACGAGGTGACGTCGTCGCGCTGCACGAGCCCGCCGTCCCCCCGCTTCGGACGTACTTCCTGGTGGTGCGTACCGGGACGCTGGCCATGCCCCATGTCGCGCGAGCACACGAATGGCTGCTGCGGGCGGCTGCCCACTGGTGCTGA
- a CDS encoding NUDIX hydrolase codes for MTVRPVVKRTARAVLLDGDDLILIKRTKPGMDPYWLTPGGGVEPTDTTVIDALHREVYEELGAKITDVVPCFVDTVEHIGDDGGATGVKVQHFFVCHLESMDPSLRHGPEVDEPIGEYEIVRVPFTRVGIASVHLVPLSLRHYLDGNIEGVRAMHAPDLG; via the coding sequence ATGACCGTCCGACCCGTGGTCAAGCGCACCGCCCGAGCCGTCCTGCTCGACGGCGACGACCTGATCCTGATCAAGCGCACCAAGCCCGGCATGGATCCTTACTGGCTGACTCCCGGCGGTGGAGTCGAGCCGACGGACACGACCGTCATCGACGCCCTGCACCGCGAGGTGTACGAGGAGCTCGGCGCCAAGATCACCGACGTGGTGCCCTGCTTCGTGGACACCGTCGAGCACATCGGCGACGACGGTGGCGCGACCGGAGTGAAGGTGCAGCACTTCTTCGTCTGCCACCTGGAATCGATGGACCCGTCCTTGCGGCACGGTCCCGAGGTGGACGAGCCCATCGGGGAGTACGAGATCGTCCGGGTGCCGTTCACCCGCGTCGGGATCGCCTCCGTCCACCTGGTCCCGCTGTCCCTGCGCCACTATCTGGACGGGAACATCGAGGGTGTACGGGCCATGCACGCACCGGACCTGGGCTGA
- a CDS encoding globin domain-containing protein has protein sequence MFEARHTMDAPTAMSADNGASGGAGGWFGPSSQPAMPGTEPDQSETAAEPPGTSGRATEHGTETGRGEPAPLEAISASDGIPSADPRVPVQSPSLPLGATTAPGVPTPQFPGLSPRDQPPSPDAVRIRRTMAEVAPVADKVTSYFYALLFVRHPGLRPMFPAAMDAQRDRLLRALLTAAEHIDNAPALVDYLQNLGRAHRKYGTRAEHYPAVGECLIGALSKYASGSWDRETEAAWVRAYTRISQVMIDAAAADELRAPAWWHAEVVSHDLRTPHVAVVTVRPDQPYPFLAGQYTSLETPWWPRIWRHYSFASAPRSDGLLSFHVKAVPAGWVSNALVHRARPGDVIRLGPPTGSMTVDHTADSGLLCLGGGTGIAPIKALVEDVAEHGARRSVEVFYGARTDNDLYDIDSMLRLQQSHPWLSVRAVVDQQVHLQLPDAVRAYGPWHAYDAYLSGPPGMIRSGVDTLRSLGIPSARIRHDAVEELVLAQ, from the coding sequence ATGTTCGAGGCGAGGCACACCATGGACGCTCCGACCGCCATGTCAGCCGACAACGGCGCTTCCGGGGGCGCGGGCGGCTGGTTCGGTCCAAGCAGTCAACCGGCGATGCCTGGTACCGAACCGGACCAGTCGGAAACGGCCGCAGAGCCTCCCGGCACTTCGGGGCGGGCCACAGAACACGGCACGGAGACCGGCCGGGGGGAACCGGCACCCCTCGAGGCGATATCCGCGTCGGACGGCATCCCCTCCGCAGACCCCCGGGTTCCCGTCCAGAGCCCCTCTCTCCCCCTGGGCGCCACCACGGCACCCGGCGTTCCCACGCCGCAGTTCCCGGGCCTGTCCCCGCGAGACCAGCCACCGTCCCCGGACGCCGTCCGTATCCGCAGGACCATGGCCGAGGTCGCCCCTGTCGCCGACAAGGTCACGTCGTACTTCTACGCGCTGCTCTTCGTACGCCACCCCGGTCTGCGGCCGATGTTCCCCGCCGCCATGGACGCCCAGCGGGACCGCCTGCTCAGGGCCCTGCTGACGGCTGCCGAGCACATCGACAACGCCCCGGCCCTGGTCGACTACCTGCAGAACCTGGGGCGGGCCCATCGCAAGTACGGCACCCGCGCCGAGCACTACCCGGCGGTCGGAGAGTGCCTCATCGGCGCGCTGAGCAAGTACGCCTCCGGCAGCTGGGACAGGGAGACGGAAGCGGCCTGGGTCCGGGCGTACACGAGGATCTCGCAGGTGATGATCGACGCGGCAGCCGCGGACGAACTGCGTGCCCCCGCCTGGTGGCACGCGGAGGTCGTGTCGCACGACCTGAGGACCCCGCATGTCGCCGTTGTCACCGTGCGGCCCGACCAGCCCTATCCGTTCCTCGCGGGCCAGTACACAAGCCTGGAGACGCCGTGGTGGCCGCGCATATGGCGGCACTACTCCTTCGCCTCGGCACCCCGCTCGGACGGTCTGCTGTCGTTCCACGTGAAGGCCGTTCCCGCGGGCTGGGTCTCCAATGCCCTGGTGCACCGGGCCCGCCCCGGTGATGTCATCCGGCTCGGGCCGCCGACCGGATCCATGACCGTGGACCACACCGCCGACAGCGGGCTGCTCTGCCTGGGCGGCGGTACGGGCATAGCCCCGATCAAGGCGCTGGTCGAGGACGTGGCCGAGCACGGGGCACGACGGTCGGTCGAGGTGTTCTACGGAGCCCGCACCGACAACGACCTGTACGACATCGACAGCATGCTCAGACTCCAGCAGTCCCACCCCTGGCTCTCGGTGCGTGCCGTCGTCGACCAGCAGGTCCATCTGCAGCTTCCGGACGCCGTCCGCGCATACGGCCCCTGGCACGCGTACGACGCCTACCTCTCGGGTCCGCCCGGCATGATCCGCAGCGGTGTGGACACGCTCAGGTCCCTCGGTATCCCGTCGGCACGCATACGTCACGACGCCGTGGAGGAACTCGTCCTGGCCCAGTGA
- a CDS encoding haloacid dehalogenase-like hydrolase produces the protein MARLHLFDLDGTLLPGTSAPVQISRQLGLEAETVALDQAIGAGLIGPTQYAQQVYELWASLTEAHVVAAFEGAPWLARIREVWAEIRGQGDYCAVVSLSPSFFVERLTSWGAHAAHGSRFPAVPFTEPVDPAGVLNAAAKVLIADRLCEQFGVTRADCIAYGDSSSDKDLFAVVPISVAVNADHHLSDISTHAYTGMDLWEAYELVRRVQ, from the coding sequence ATGGCGAGACTTCATCTCTTCGACCTCGACGGCACCTTGCTCCCGGGGACCAGCGCGCCGGTGCAGATCTCCCGGCAACTCGGCCTGGAGGCCGAGACGGTGGCACTCGATCAGGCGATCGGGGCCGGCTTGATAGGTCCGACCCAATACGCGCAGCAGGTGTACGAGCTGTGGGCCTCCCTGACGGAGGCGCACGTCGTCGCGGCCTTCGAAGGCGCTCCTTGGCTGGCCCGGATTCGTGAGGTCTGGGCGGAGATCAGGGGACAGGGCGACTACTGCGCGGTCGTGTCGCTCTCGCCGTCCTTCTTTGTGGAACGGCTGACCAGCTGGGGAGCTCATGCCGCACACGGGTCCCGCTTTCCGGCCGTCCCCTTCACCGAGCCCGTGGATCCCGCGGGAGTGCTGAATGCAGCCGCCAAGGTCCTGATCGCGGACCGGCTGTGCGAACAGTTCGGAGTGACACGGGCGGACTGCATTGCCTATGGCGACTCGTCCTCCGACAAGGATCTGTTCGCCGTGGTGCCGATCTCCGTGGCGGTCAATGCAGACCACCATCTGTCCGATATCTCGACTCACGCGTACACGGGCATGGATCTGTGGGAAGCCTATGAATTGGTGCGCCGTGTCCAGTGA
- a CDS encoding GNAT family N-acetyltransferase gives MPTPSLTALPIRRLTLRDLTACADLSEDRGWPREEHKWGLLLAAGKGYGIDDPDGGLVTACVVTEYGPYSEPDLGAIGMVLVAERHARQGIGRRLMHHILSAMGTTPLTLHATPYGRPLYEELGFKVIGRAEMLRGHFTPGGPSPAVSTRAATADDLSAILSLDEEVLGTDRTHLITRLPAFADQFRVAEESGRIIGYAAAWPNMDTHVVGPLIARDTETAQALLTSLAAGTDRPLRTDIDVRHEELRAWARERRLESVAHNSVMTYGIPELPGDWSRRFAPLTVAAL, from the coding sequence GTGCCGACTCCTTCTCTCACCGCTCTCCCCATCCGTCGTCTGACGCTGCGCGATCTCACCGCCTGCGCCGACCTGTCCGAGGATCGGGGGTGGCCGCGCGAGGAGCACAAGTGGGGCCTCCTCCTCGCGGCGGGCAAGGGCTACGGCATCGACGATCCCGACGGAGGCCTCGTCACCGCCTGTGTGGTCACCGAGTACGGCCCATACAGCGAGCCCGACCTGGGAGCGATCGGGATGGTGCTGGTTGCCGAACGGCACGCTCGACAGGGCATCGGCCGTCGGCTCATGCATCACATTCTCTCCGCGATGGGCACCACCCCGCTGACTCTGCATGCGACGCCCTATGGACGCCCGCTCTACGAGGAACTGGGCTTCAAGGTCATCGGGCGGGCAGAGATGCTCCGCGGACACTTCACTCCGGGCGGCCCCTCGCCGGCGGTGAGCACGCGTGCGGCCACCGCAGATGACCTCTCCGCGATCCTCAGCCTCGACGAGGAGGTGCTCGGTACGGATCGCACGCACCTCATCACCCGGCTGCCCGCCTTCGCCGACCAGTTCCGCGTCGCCGAGGAGAGCGGGCGGATCATCGGTTACGCGGCCGCCTGGCCCAACATGGACACCCATGTCGTGGGCCCGCTGATCGCCCGTGACACCGAGACGGCCCAGGCACTGCTCACCTCGCTCGCCGCAGGCACCGACCGTCCCCTGCGCACCGACATCGACGTACGACACGAAGAGCTTCGGGCATGGGCCAGGGAACGCCGGCTGGAATCGGTGGCCCACAACTCGGTCATGACGTACGGCATCCCGGAGCTGCCGGGCGACTGGAGTCGGCGGTTCGCTCCGCTGACGGTGGCGGCGCTCTGA
- a CDS encoding MFS transporter, which yields MPLALLALAIGAFGIGTTEFVIMGLLPEVAGDFGVSIPTAGFLVTGYALGVMLGAPLMTALGTKISRKRMLMLLMGLFIVGNLLSALAPVFSVMLIGRVVASLAHGAFFGIGSVVAADLVAPDKKAGAIAMMFTGLTVANVVGVPLGTLIGQGAGWRLTFTIVAALGVIGLIGIARLVPEMPRPQGVRLRHELAAFKNAQVLLAMAMTVLGFGGVFAAITYIAPMMTHVAGFADGSVTWLLVLFGLGMVGGNLVGGKYADRALMPMLYVSLGALAVVLALFTFTAHHKVLAGVTIALIGALGFASVPPLQKRVLDQAHDAPTLASAVNIGAFNLGNALSAWLGGLVISAGFGYTAPNWVGAALATGALLLAFLSAGLERRDSARSTVIAGATPADQRTVLHH from the coding sequence ATGCCGCTCGCGCTTCTGGCTCTCGCGATCGGGGCCTTCGGAATCGGAACGACCGAGTTCGTGATCATGGGGCTGCTGCCCGAGGTCGCGGGCGACTTCGGGGTCTCCATCCCCACCGCCGGCTTCCTGGTCACCGGCTATGCGCTCGGCGTCATGCTCGGTGCCCCGCTGATGACCGCCCTCGGCACCAAGATCTCCCGCAAGCGGATGCTGATGTTGCTGATGGGGCTCTTCATCGTCGGCAACCTGCTCTCGGCCCTCGCCCCGGTCTTCTCCGTCATGCTGATCGGCCGTGTGGTCGCCTCTCTCGCCCACGGAGCCTTCTTCGGGATCGGCTCGGTCGTCGCCGCCGACCTGGTGGCCCCTGACAAGAAGGCCGGAGCCATCGCGATGATGTTCACCGGCCTGACCGTCGCCAATGTCGTCGGCGTCCCGCTCGGCACACTGATCGGCCAGGGGGCCGGCTGGCGTCTCACCTTCACGATCGTCGCGGCCCTCGGTGTCATCGGCCTGATCGGCATCGCCAGGCTCGTCCCCGAGATGCCCCGGCCCCAGGGCGTGCGCCTGCGCCATGAACTGGCCGCGTTCAAGAACGCCCAGGTGCTGCTCGCCATGGCGATGACCGTCCTCGGCTTCGGCGGTGTCTTCGCCGCCATCACCTACATTGCGCCGATGATGACCCACGTGGCAGGCTTCGCCGACGGCTCGGTGACCTGGCTGCTGGTTCTCTTCGGCCTCGGAATGGTCGGCGGCAACCTCGTCGGCGGGAAGTACGCCGACCGGGCCCTGATGCCCATGCTGTACGTCTCCCTGGGCGCCCTGGCCGTCGTACTCGCGCTGTTCACGTTCACCGCGCACCACAAGGTGCTGGCCGGTGTCACGATCGCCCTCATCGGGGCCCTGGGCTTCGCATCGGTGCCGCCGCTCCAGAAGAGGGTCCTCGACCAGGCACACGACGCTCCGACGCTCGCCTCGGCCGTCAACATCGGTGCCTTCAACCTCGGCAACGCCCTCTCCGCCTGGCTCGGCGGCCTGGTGATCTCCGCCGGCTTCGGCTACACCGCCCCCAACTGGGTGGGCGCCGCCCTGGCCACGGGGGCTCTGCTCCTCGCGTTCCTCTCGGCCGGGCTGGAGCGCCGTGACAGTGCTCGCAGCACCGTGATCGCAGGGGCGACGCCCGCAGACCAGCGGACCGTGCTGCACCACTGA
- a CDS encoding GNAT family N-acetyltransferase — MGDLEIRPATTDDISAIVGMLADDPLGAQRESPDDLDPYLAALERLSHDPNQHLVVATREDRVVGTLQLTIVPGLSRRGATRSIIEGVRIHADERGSGLGSRLIEWAIEESRRQSCQLVQLTSDNTRTDAHRFYERLGFTASHVGFKLVL; from the coding sequence ATGGGAGATCTTGAAATTCGGCCCGCCACCACGGACGACATCTCCGCGATCGTCGGCATGCTCGCCGACGACCCCTTGGGCGCCCAGCGTGAGTCCCCGGACGATCTGGACCCCTATCTGGCCGCGCTGGAACGCCTCTCCCACGACCCGAACCAGCATCTGGTCGTCGCCACACGGGAGGATCGCGTGGTCGGAACGCTTCAGCTCACCATCGTTCCGGGGCTGTCCCGGCGCGGTGCCACCAGGTCGATCATCGAAGGGGTGCGCATCCACGCCGATGAGCGTGGCTCTGGACTCGGGTCCCGCCTCATCGAGTGGGCGATCGAGGAATCCCGGCGTCAGAGCTGCCAGTTGGTGCAGCTGACGTCGGACAACACACGCACGGACGCCCACCGCTTCTACGAGCGGCTCGGGTTCACGGCTTCCCATGTGGGCTTCAAGCTGGTCCTGTGA